In Daucus carota subsp. sativus chromosome 4, DH1 v3.0, whole genome shotgun sequence, one DNA window encodes the following:
- the LOC108217860 gene encoding protein SAR DEFICIENT 1-like — protein sequence MAAKRCFDEHDSSSDKHNEKKRKPGSLFASLVREVMTRNFLQNFSSTLEPMFRRVVQEEVEHGLGLATRTVGSSSSLSTIQGSESSCLKLSLSARLSLPMYTASKIVDLEGNPLQIILLETRGDRTIQTSLPYPVKVEIVVLDGDFPQGDGETWTSEEFEVNIVRARTGKRPLLTGESHVTMRNGTVPLGEVEFTDNSSWVRSRKFRLGARVVQRSGGEMKIQEAISEAFTVRDHRGELYKKHHPPMLEDEVWRLEKIGKGGSYHQKLASEGILTVQDFLKLYTVEPSKLRAILGGMSEKMWEVTIKHARNCDLGRKLYVYGGPNYTMILNPICEVVKLVVDGQTFTTHQYLSSLNRGYVEDMVKRAYANWNSLQEVDGQLSETALLTRGDLVDQFPNNDQIIATSFQHHALFPDQLATSSVQQNAQAQGSGWLETTTGFVCTPVECGLPYTFDDAPSDGELSPAIPFARGT from the exons ATGGCAGCCAAAAGATGTTTTGATGAACACGATTCGAGCTCCGATAAACACAAcgaaaagaaaaggaaacctGGATCACTTTTTGCTTC TTTGGTAAGAGAGGTGATGACTCGAAATTTCTTGCAGAACTTTAGCTCAACCTTGGAACCAATGTTCCGGAGAGTG GTTCAGGAAGAGGTTGAACATGGTTTAGGCCTTGCCACAAGAACCGTAGGTAGCTCGAGTTCACTAAGTACAATCCAAGGATCTGAATCATCATGTCTCAAACTTAGCTTGAGCGCCAGACTTTCACTTCCTATGTACACAGCTAGCAAAATTGTAGACCTTGAAGGTAACCCTCTTCAAATTATTCTGTTAGAGACGAGAGGCGATCGTACGATACAAACCTCTCTTCCTTATCCGGTGAAAGTGGAGATTGTTGTGCTCGACGGAGACTTTCCTCAGGGAGATGGAGAAACATGGACTAGTGAAGAATTCGAGGTGAATATTGTGAGGGCGCGAACTGGAAAGAGGCCATTGCTTACCGGAGAATCACATGTCACCATGAGGAACGGTACTGTTCCTCTTGGGGAAGTTGAATTTACCGATAACTCAAGCTGGGTCCGGAGCAGGAAGTTCAGGCTGGGTGCTAGAGTTGTGCAAAGGAGTGGCGgagaaatgaaaatacaagaagCCATCAGTGAAGCCTTTACTGTGAGGGATCACCGTGGAGAAT TGTACAAGAAACATCACCCTCCTATGCTGGAAGATGAAGTGTGGCGCCTAGAGAAGATTGGGAAAGGCGGATCATACCACCAGAAGTTAGCATCCGAGGGCATCCTCACCGTTCAAGATTTCTTGAAGCTCTACACTGTCGAACCATCTAAGCTTCGAGCC ATTTTAGGCGGCATGTCTGAGAAAATGTGGGAAGTGACTATAAAACATGCAAGAAACTGTGATTTGGGAAGAAAGCTATATGTATATGGTGGGCCTAATTACACCATGATCTTGAATCCTATATGTGAAGTTGTAAAGCTTGTGGTTGATGGACAAACCTTCACTACTCACCAATACCTTTCAAGCTTGAATAGG GGTTATGTAGAGGACATGGTTAAAAGAGCATATGCAAATTGGAACTCCTTGCAAGAAGTTGATGGACAACTGAGTGAGACAGCTCTTCTGACCCGAG GTGACTTGGTGGATCAATTCCCAAACAATGACCAGATTATTGCAACATCCTTCCAGCACCATGCTTTGTTTCCTGATCAGCTGGCAACTTCTTCGGTGCAGCAAAATGCACAAGCTCAAGGCAGTGGCTGGCTTGAAACTACTACTGGATTTGTGTGTACTCCGGTGGAATGCGGTCTCCCTTACACCTTTGACGACGCTCCGTCCGACGGTGAATTGTCACCGGCCATACCATTTGCCCGTGGAACTTGA